The following are encoded together in the Phocoena sinus isolate mPhoSin1 chromosome 11, mPhoSin1.pri, whole genome shotgun sequence genome:
- the PLXNB1 gene encoding plexin-B1 isoform X3 codes for MPALGPALLQALWAGWVLTLQPPPPTAFTPNGTHLQHLARDPTSGTLYLGATNFLFQLSPELQLEATVSTGPVLDSRDCLPPVTPDECPQAQPTNNPNQLLLVSPGALVVCGSVHQGVCEQRRLGLLGQLLLRPERPGDTQYVAANDPAVTTVGLVAQGLAGEPLLFVGRGYTSRGVGGGIPPITTRALRPLDPQAAFSYEETAKLAVGRLSEYSHHFVSAFARGASAYFLFLRRDLQAQSRAFRAYVSRVCLRDQHYYSYVELPLACQGSRYGLIQAAAVAMSAEVGRGEVLFAAFSSAAPPTVGRPPLAAAGASGASALCAFPLDEVDRLANRTRDACYTREGRAEDGAEVAYIEYDVNSDCAQLPVDTLDAYPCGSDHTPSPMASRVPLEATPVLEWPGVQLTAVAITVEDGHTIAFLGDSQGQLHKVYLGPGSDGHPYSTRIIQQGSAVSRDLIFDGAFEHLYVMTQSTLLKVPVASCAQHLDCASCLAHRDPYCGWCVLLGRCSRHSECSRGQGLERWLWSFQPEVFLSVPDLPPLWPGESYSCHFGEYQSPALLTSSGVMCPSPDPSEAPELPREADHVSVSLELRFGAVVIAEASLSFYDCMAVTLLRPSAQCQACVRSLWGCNWCVWQHLCTHKALCDAGPMVVSRQSPPLSPAPPARDAPTSFPPTAPRATVALTPDALPVDTPSTATALDVPPGARPSLLSPRGPWAGPSPTPASASTGSPLHEAPPPPSPRQRPGTAVPAPTAFGPVATAEDLLASHPSPSDAAALPPALAEPGPEALPSAVPLDQPPGTAPATTFPGAAGSTKPALDWLMREGGELPEADEWTGGDTPAFSTSTLLSGDGDSAEHEGPPAPLILLSSLDYQYDTPGLWELEMTLGAGSCPCVESVQGSSLMPVHVQREVRLLGRNLRLFQDSPGDHECVMELEGHEVVVEARVECELPPDTRCHVTCQQHQLSYEALQPELRVGLFLRRAGHLRVDSVDGLHVVLYDCSVGHEDCSRCQTAMPQYGCVWCKGKHPRCVAQEACGEAEAVVTQCPAPLIHSVEPLTGPVDGGTRVTIRGSNLGQHVQDVQDTVRVAGVPCAVDAQEYEVSSSLVCITGASGEEVAGAVTVEVPGRGRGVSEHDFAYQDPKVHSIFPARGPRAGGTSLTLHGSKLLTGRLEDIRVVVGDQPCHLLLEQQAEQLRCETSPHPTPATLPVAVWFGAAERRLHHSQFEYTSDPNVTSAGPAKSFLSGGREIRVRGQNLDVVQTPRIRVTVATRAPGPGQGLGWRHRVIPETACSPGASCGGLHFEEPCHVNSSQLITCRTPALPGLPEDPWVRVEFILENLVFDFATLNPTPFSYEADPTLQPLNPEDPTAPFRHKPGSVLSVEGENLDLAMSKEEVVAMIGDGPCMVKTLTRHHLYCEPPVEQPLPRHHALREVPDALPEFTVQMGNLRFSLGHVQYDGESPVAFPMAAQVGLGVGTSLLALGVIIIVLMYRRKSKQALRDYKKVQIQLENLESSVRDRCKKEFTGEAAKTPHSRALPKPAPITLGSALKPGFFCSTDLMTEMTDLTSDLLGSGIPFLDYTVYAERVFFPGHQESPLHRDLGVPESRRPTVEQGLGQLSNLLNSKLFLIKFIHTLESQRTFSARDRAYVASLLTVALHGKLEYFTDILRTLLSDLVAQYVAKNPKLMLRRTETVVEKLLTNWMSICLYTFVRDSVGEPLYMLFRGIKHQVDKGPVDSVTGKAKYTLNDNRLLREDVEYRPLTLNALLAVGPGAGEAQGVPVKVLDCDTISQAKEKMLDQLYKGVPLAQRPDPRTLDVEWRSGVAGHLILSDEDVTSEVQGLWRRLNTLQHYKVPDGATVALVPCLTKHVLRESQDYVPGESLGTGTPMLEDVDEGGIRPWHLVKPSEEPEPPRPRRGSLRGGERERAKAIPEIYLTRLLSMKGTLQKFVDDLFQVILSTSRPVPLAVKYFFDLLDEQAQQHGISDQDTVHIWKTNSLPLRFWINIIKNPQFVFDVQTSDNMDAVFLVIAQTFMDACTLADHKLGRDSPINKLLYARDIPRYKRMVERYYADIRQTIPASDQEMNSILAELSRNYSGDLGVRVALHELYKYINKYYDQIITALEEDGTAQKMQLGYRLQQIAAAVENKVTDL; via the exons ATGCCTGCCCTCGGCCCAGCTCTTCTCCAGGCACTCTGGGCCGGGTGGGTCCTCAccctccagccccctccaccGACTGCTTTCACTCCCAATGGTACGCATCTGCAGCACCTGGCGCGGGATCCCACCTCAGGCACCCTCTACCTAGGGGCCACCAACTTCCTGTTCCAGCTGAGCCCTGAACTGCAGCTGGAGGCCACTGTGTCCACTGGCCCTGTGCTAGACAGCAGGGACTGTCTGCCACCTGTGACGCCTGATGAGTGCCCTCAGGCCCAGCCCACCAACAACCCAAACCAGCTGCTCCTGGTGAGCCCCGGGGCCCTGGTGGTGTGTGGCAGTGTGCACCAGGGGGTCTGTGAGCAGCGGCGCCTGGGGCTGCTTGGGCAGCTGTTGCTGCGGCCAGAGCGACCTGGGGACACCCAGTATGTGGCCGCCAACGACCCTGCCGTCACCACGGTGGGACTGGTGGCCCAGGGCTTGGCTGGGGAGCCCCTCCTCTTTGTGGGGCGGGGCTACACCagcaggggtgtggggggaggcaTCCCTCCCATCACTACCCGCGCCTTAAGGCCGCTGGACCCGCAGGCTGCCTTCTCTTACGAGGAGACGGCCAAGCTAGCTGTGGGCCGCCTCTCCGAGTACAGCCACCACTTTGTGAGCGCCTTTGCACGCGGGGCCAGTGCCTACTTCCTGTTTCTCCGGCGGGACCTGCAGGCTCAGTCTCGAGCTTTCCGTGCCTATGTGTCCCGTGTGTGCCTCCGGGACCAGCACTACTACTCCTACGTGGAGTTGCCTCTGGCCTGTCAGGGGAGCCGCTACGGGCTGATCCAGGCTGCGGCTGTCGCCATGTCCGCGGAGGTGGGCCGGGGGGAGGTGCTCTTTGCAGCCTTCTCCTCGGCCGCTCCCCCCACTGTGGGCCGGCCCCCGTTGGCAGCTGCCGGGGCATCTGGAGCCTCTGCCCTCTGTGCCTTCCCTCTGGATGAGGTGGATCGCCTTGCTAATCGCACACGTGATGCCTGCTACACTCGGGAGGGCCGCGCTGAGGATGGGGCCGAGGTGGCCTACATTGAGTACGATGTCAATTCCGACTGTGCTCAGCTGCCCGTG GACACCCTGGATGCTTACCCTTGTGGCTCAGACCACACACCCAGCCCCATGGCCAGCCGTGTCCCCCTGGAAGCCACGCCAGTTCTGGAGTGGCCAGGGGTTCAGCTAACAGCCGTGGCGATCACTGTGGAAGATGGACACACCATTGCTTTCCTGGGTGACAGTCAAGGGCAGCTGCATAAG GTCTACTTGGGCCCAGGGAGTGATGGCCACCCGTACTCCACACGGATCATCCAGCAGGGGTCTGCGGTGAGCAGAGACCTCATCTTTGATGGGGCCTTCGAGCACCTGTATGTCATGACCCAGAGCACG CTTCTCAAGGTTCCTGTGGCCTCCTGTGCTCAGCACCTGGACTGTGCATCTTGTCTGGCTCACAGGGACCCATACTGTGGGTGGTGTGTGCTCCTCGGCAG GTGCAGTCGCCATTCCGAGTGCTCTCGGGGCCAGGGCTTAGAGCGGTGGCTGTGGAGCTTCCAGCCTGAG GTTTTCTTGTCGGTACCCGATCTGCCACCCCTGTGGCCAGGGGAGTCTTATTCCTGCCACTTTGGGGAATACCAGAGTCCTGCCCTGCTGACCAGTTCTGGTGTGATGTGCCCCTCCCCAGACCCTAGTGAGGCTCCAGAGCTGCCGAGAGAAGCTG ACCACGTCTCCGTGAGCCTGGAGCTCAGGTTTGGCGCCGTCGTGATTGCTGAGGCTTCCCTCTCCTTCTATGACTGCATGGCCGTCACCTTGCTCCGCCCATCTGCACA GTGCCAGGCCTGCGTGAGAAGCCTCTGGGGGTGTAACTGGTGCGTCTGGCAGCACCTGTGCACGCACAAGGCCTTGTGTGATGCTGGGCCCATGGTGGTCAGCCGACAG AGcccgcccctctccccagcccctcctgcaaGAGACGCacccacctccttcccacccacagcccccagggccacGGTCGCCCTGACTCCTGACGCCCTTCCTGTGGACACTCCTTCCACAGCCACAGCCTTGGATGTCCCACCTGGGGCCAGGCCTTCCCTGCTCAGCCCCCGGGGACCGTGGGCAGGTCCCAGCCCCACACCTGCCTCGGCTTCCACGGGCTCACCTCTCCACgaggcccctcctcctcccagcccccgccAGAGGCCTGGAACCGCTGTCCCTGCCCCTACAGCCTTCGGACCCGTGGCCACCGCCGAGGACCTCTTGGCCTCCCACCCATCGCCCTCAGATGCAGCAGCACTGCCCCCCGCCCTTGCAGAGCCTGGCCCCGAGGCTCTCCCCTCTGCGGTACCCCTGGACCAGCCCCCTGGCACGGCTCCCGCCACCACTTTCCCAGGGGCCGCTGGCTCCACGAAGCCTGCTCTGGACTGGCTCATGAGAGAAGGCGGCGAGCTGCCCGAGGCGGATGAGTGGACAGGGGGTGACACGCCCGCCTTCTCCACTTCCACCCTCCTCTCAGGTGATGGAGACTCTGCTGAGCATGAGGGCCCTCCTGCCCCCCTCATCCTCCTGTCCAGCCTTGACTACCAGTACGACACCCCTGGGCTCTGGGAGCTG GAGATGACCTTGGGGGCAGGCTCCTGCCCTTGTGTGGAGAGTGTGCAGGGCTCCAGCCTGATGCCGGTCCACGTGCAGCGAGAAGTGCGACTGCTGGGCAGGAACCTGCGCCTCTTCCAG GACAGCCCAGGAGACCATGAGTGTGTGATGGAGCTGGAGGGCCACGAGGTGGTGGTTGAGGCCCGGGTCGAATGCGAGCTGCCTCCAGATACCCGGTGCCATGTCACCTGCCAGCAGCACCAG CTCAGCTATGAGGCTCTACAGCCAGAGCTCCGCGTGGGGCTGTTTCTGCGTCGGGCTGGCCATCTGCGTGTGGACAGTGTGGATGGGCTGCACG TGGTGCTTTATGATTGTTCCGTGGGACACGAGGACTGCAGCCGCTGCCAAACTGCCATGCCCCAGTACGGCTGTGTGTGGTGCAAGGGGAAGCATCCACGCTGCGTGGCCCAGGAGGCCTGTGGCGAGGCTGAGGCTGTGGTCACCCAGTGCCCAGCACCCCTCATCCACTCG GTGGAGCCACTGACTGGGCCTGTAGACGGAGGCACCCGTGTCACCATCAGGGGCTCCAACCTGGGCCAACATGTGCAGGACGTGCAGGACACGGTCAGGGTGGCTGGAGTGCCCTGTGCTGTGGACGCTCAGGAGTACGAGGTGTCCAGCAG CCTTGTGTGTATCACTGGGGCCAGCGGGGAGGAGGTGGCAGGCGCTGTGACGGTGGAGGTGCCAGGAAGAGGACGCGGCGTCTCAGAGCATGACTTTGCCTACCAG GACCCAAAGGTGCATTCCATCTTCCCGGCCCGAGGCCCCAGAGCCGGGGGCACCAGCCTCACCCTGCATGGCTCCAAGCTTCTGACCGGGCGGCTGGAGGACATCCGAGTGGTAGTTGGAGACCAGCCTTGTCACCT gCTGCTGGAGCAGCAGGCGGAGCAACTGCGGTGTGAGACCAGCCCACACCCCACGCCTGCCACACTCCCCGTGGCCGTGTGGTTTGGGGCTGCTGAGCGGAGGCTTCATCACAGCCAGTTCGAGTACACATCAGATCCCAATGTCACCTCTGCTGGCCCTGCCAAGAGCTTCCTCAG TGGAGGACGTGAGATACGGGTCCGTGGCCAGAATTTGGACGTGGTACAGACACCAAGAATCCGAGTGACTGTGGCCACGAGAGCGCCAGGACCAGGCCAGGGGCTTGGGTGGAGGCACCGCGTGATCCCAGAGACGGCGTGCTCCCCCGGAGCCTCCTGTGGCGGCCTTCAC TTTGAGGAGCCCTGCCACGTGAACTCCTCCCAGCTCATCACGTGCCGCACGCCGGCCCTCCCAGGCCTGCCTGAGGACCCCTGGGTCCGTGTGGAATTCATCCTTGAAAACCTGGTCTTTGACTTTGCAACACTGAACCCCACACCCTTCTCCTATGAGGCCGACCCCACTCTGCAGCCGCTCAACCCCGAGGACCCCACCGCACCATTCCGGCACAAGCCTGGGAGTGTGCTCTCTGTGGAG GGGGAGAATCTGGACCTTGCAATGTCCAAGGAGGAGGTGGTGGCCATGATAGGGGACGGCCCCTGCATGGTGAAGACGCTGACCCGGCACCACCTGTACTGCGAGCCCCCCGTGGAGCAGCCTCTACCCCGGCACCATGCCCTCCGGGAGGTGCCTGATGCTTTGCCTGAGTTCACG GTGCAGATGGGGAACCTACGCTTCTCCTTAGGCCACGTGCAGTACGATGGCGAGAGCCCTGTGGCTTTTCCCATGGCAGCCCAGGTGGGCTTGGGGGTGGGCACCTCTCTTCTGGCTCTGGGTGTCATCATCATTGTCCTCATGTACAG GAGGAAGAGCAAGCAGGCTCTGAGAGACTATAAGAAGGTGCAGATCCAGCTGGAGAATCTGGAGAGCAGCGTGCGGGACCGCTGCAAGAAGGAGTTCACAGGTGAGGCTGCGAAGACCCCACACTCCAGGGCTCTGCCCAAGCCTGCTCCCATCACCTTGGGATCTGCGCTCAAACCTGGCTTCTTCTGCTCAACAGACCTTATGACCGAGATGACCGATCTTACCAGTGACCTTCTGGGCAGCGGCATCCCCTTCCTCGACTACACTGTGTATGCCGAGAGGGTCTTCTTCCCTGGGCACCAGGAGTCACCCTTGCACCGGGACTTGGGCGTGCCTGAGAGCAGGCGACCCACTGTGGAACAAGGGCTGGGGCAGCTCTCCAACCTGCTTAACAGCAAGCTCTTCCTCATCAAG TTCATCCACACCCTGGAGAGCCAGCGCACCTTCTCAGCTCGGGACCGCGCCTACGTGGCATCTCTGCTCACCGTGGCACTGCACGGGAAGCTTGAGTACTTCACTGACATCCTGCGCACCCTGCTCAGTGACCTGGTGGCCCAGTACGTGGCCAAGAACCCCAAGCTGATGCTGCGCAG GACAGAGACTGTGGTGGAGAAGCTGCTCACCAACTGGATGTCCATCTGCCTCTACACTTTCGTGAGG GACTCGGTAGGGGAGCCTCTGTACATGCTTTTCCGTGGAATTAAGCATCAAGTGGACAAGGGGCCGGTAGACAGCGTGACTGGCAAAGCCAAATACACCCTGAATGACAACCGCCTGCTCCGAGAGGACGTGGAGTACCGTCCCCTG ACCTTGAATGCACTACTGGCTGTGGGGCCTGGAGCGGGAGAAGCCCAGGGCGTGCCTGTGAAGGTCCTGGACTGTGACACCATCTCCCAGGCCAAGGAAAAGATGTTGGACCAGCTTTATAAAGGAGTGCCTCTTGCCCAGCGGCCAGACCCCCGCACCCTGGACGTCG AATGGCGGTCTGGGGTGGCCGGGCATCTCATTCTTTCTGACGAGGACGTGACTTCTGAGGTCCAGGGTCTGTGGAGGCGCCTGAACACCCTGCAACATTAcaag GTCCCAGACGGAGCAACTGTGGCCCTCGTCCCCTGCCTCACCAAGCATGTCCTCCGGGAAAGCCAGGATTATGTCCCTGGAGAGA GTCTTGGTACAGGGACCCCAATGCTGGAGGATGTGGACGAGGGGGGCATCCGGCCCTGGCACCTGGTGAAGCCAAGCGAGGAGCCGGAGCCGCCCAGGCCTCGGAGGGGCAGCCTCCGGGGCGGGGAGCGGGAGCGAGCCAAGGCCATCCCTGAGATCTACCTGACCCGCCTGCTGTCCATGAAG GGCACCCTGCAGAAGTTTGTGGATGACCTGTTCCAGGTGATTCTCAGCACCAGCCGTCCCGTGCCGCTCGCTGTGAAGTACTTCTTTGACCTGCTGGACGAGCAGGCCCAGCAGCATGGCATCTCGGACCAGGACACCGTCCACATATGGAAGACCaacag CTTGCCGCTGAGGTTCTGGATCAATATCATAAAAAACCCGCAGTTTGTGTTCGACGTGCAGACATCTGATAACATGGATGCAGTGTTCCTGGTCATTGCACAGACCTTCATGGACGCCTGCACCCTGGCTGACCACAAGCTGGGCCGG GACTCTCCCATCAACAAACTTCTGTATGCTCGGGATATTCCCCGGTACAAACGGATGGTGGAAAG GTACTATGCAGACATCAGACAGACCATCCCCGCCAGTGATCAAGAGATGAACTCCATCCTGGCCGAGCTGTCCCGG AACTACTCTGGAGACCTGGGGGTGCGAGTGGCCCTGCACGAACTCTACAAGTATATCAACAAATACTATGACCAG ATCATCACTGCCCTGGAGGAAGATGGCACGGCCCAGAAGATGCAGCTGGGCTATCGGCTCCAGCAGATCGCAGCGGCTGTAGAAAACAAGGTCACAGATCTGTAG